The following DNA comes from Capsicum annuum cultivar UCD-10X-F1 chromosome 7, UCD10Xv1.1, whole genome shotgun sequence.
TGTGTGGAAAGACTTCTTAAGAAGTTTGAATGTTGGAAGGTAACTACTGTAACCACTCTTATCAtgctaattctaaattaaaaaggaataatGGTGACCCAGTTGCTCAGTCTAAGTATGCATACATCATTGAGAGTCTAATGCATTTTATGAATTTTACTAGGTCTGGTATAGTCTGTGTTGTgtgtagattgagtagatatatTTACAATCTCAATAATGAGCATTGGTCTGCATTAATGCGACTGATGAAATATTTCAGAGGAACCGTGAATTATGGTATCTCGTATAGTGAATTTTCTTCTACTTTAGAAGGGTATTGTGATACAAATTGGATCTCTAATTCAAATGAGACAAAACCACTAGTGGTTATGTGTTCATCCTTGGTGGTGGTGCGGTATCACAGAGATTAGCTAAGAAGAAGATCATTGCTAGATCAACTATGAAATCAGAATTTGTGGCTTTGGAGTTAGCTGGTTCTTAGTCTGaatggctaagaaatttcttagcgaaTATCCCTTTTAAAAAAGATGATTTGTTGTCTAATATCTCTTTAAAAAGGACGATCTGGTGTTTCCTGTGTATATACACTGTTATTGTCGAGCCGCATTTGCTATTGTGAAGGATAAATCTTACAATTACAAGAGAagacatatgaaattgaggcatgatgttATTAAGAAATTATTGAAAGATGAAATAATTTCTATTAATTACGTGAAGTCAGAATTGAATTTGTCTCTACTCTATAGCTTGGCCTGGAGATTAGGTATGCAAAGAGCTGACTTCAAGAATAAGTCTTTACTCTGTAGCTTGGCCTGGAGATTCATCAAAAATCCCCATAGTCTCTAGGCTAAATACCAAAATGGGACTAACCATTGTAGACCTAACTCCTCAAGAATTTAGAAGAACCTCTACAAGGGCTATCTCCTCCGTGAGGAAGCCACTCGATGGGTTGCCCATGATAGTAGTCAAATTAGTTTCTGGTTTGACAAGTGgattctcccccccccccccccccccctcaggCAGCTCATATATGGGCTTTTCACTGAATCTGAGAGCACCCACAGACTCTCAGATATCTGGTGAAAGTTTGAGAACCTTTTCTTTGAAATCCCCCCTTCCATAAAAATATCCATCATAAGCATCTTCTTCCCTAATCCTAGGATGGATAAAGACTTACCAACCTGGGGTCTCACTGGAAATCGTATGTTTACCAGTGCCAATGCTTATTCCTTCATTACCAATAAAAGGAGCCATGGCTCTACCACCTCCACTCAAACAGAAGACTTCCATTGGCTATGGAAACTTCCTGCTCccaacaaaataattttctttctctaGATGATGCAGCATAACAGTCTTCCAACCAACTTCACTTTACACAGAAGAGGCATAGACATAAACCCCCTGTGTCACTTCTGTAACCATCCTTTTGAAGACATTAACCATATCCTCTTTGATTGCAATGCCAACCATGATTTCTGGACATCTACCCTCAACAAATCTACCTAGGGTCACACCCATTATTCAATGAAGCAACAACTGATACATAAAAATGCAACCATGAAATCAATGATGAACAATCGTCAAACCATAAAAATTAAAGGGAATAAGCCAATGTGTGAAGTTATGTCATAACAGAATTTTTAATATTcgcaaaaattattaaattttttatttcacgaGAAGTAGAAATATTATTGGAAGCTAATCTTACTAAAGTATTTGGCCTCTATATATTGGACCTAAAACCTTTAAATTTGAACCTTAAATCAGTCTCTTTCACATAGGATTTTCTCTTAAATAAGTTTTCTCATGATACTGATGGGGAACTTATCCACGATAAGAAAAGACGAGGTTTTTGTTGAAAGGTTTTTGACGCCCAACTCAAATGAAGTTGAAAGTACTTTTTTCTTATATGTATAAACAAAATAACTCTTTGAAAGTGCGGCGGGTGTTCATTATTCGATTTAAttcgattttatgtattattgatttagtattaatttttgatttataaTCACCCTACACCGATAACCAaaccaaaagtttgagaataAATTTTTCCAACGTTACCTGCCAGTCAATGAAAACTTAAGCATTGATTTGAACTTCTTTACTGGTGTTTGTTACCAGGCAGCAgtcaaacttttattctttttttcaattttgtctttcTATTTTCCTAATACAAGTTAATTAAACAATAGAAATCAATTTAGTTACGCATTTAACTATAATAATCTCATCCAAATTAAATTATCCCAACTGCAAACCATAATTCATTGACATCTAATTAAATGAATTATATCTCCTATACTAAATATTCTATATAATCCTGCTCTAATTACTTACTAATCCAATTAATTAGCATAAAAATGACAACCAAAAATCTACTACTAGTTTTTGTTGCACTTGTTGCTCTAAGTCCATGCAATGCATTCACACTTCTCAAAGAAGATCCAATTTGTGAAAATGTGAATGCTTGTTTTGAATATTGTGAAAATTTTGTAGATGGAATTACTGGATCTCCATCTCAGGAGTGTTGTGACAACTTAATGATATTGAATGGCAATGTAAATGACGAGGATGATGGAGTCCGTAGATATTGTTCATGCATCGAAGATTTCAGCAATAACCACGATCATCCTCCTTATCTCCAGTCACGAATCGAACTACTTAATCAAATATGTAGTATTCATCTTAAGTTCCCCATCTCTGAACATATGGACTGCTCTAAGTACTTTCACTTACTCTCCTTTAATTTTTCTCTTCCTTTAATCCATCTTTTCTAtgttttattccttttttcttGGGGTTAAGTGagttctttttaattttgtgcTTGCAGGCTTTAGTAAGAGACTTGTGTTTGAGGGAAGCTATAGTATGTATGTTCGTTCACCTAATCCATTAAATTAAAATGGCCTGCGAAATTAATGTATACGTACGGctgaaaatataataaatttatctaGCTATTGTATACGATCTCAAATTACaccatatataaaatttaattggTAAGCTATTTGTATCATATTTTGGTCACTTCGTTTTAATTAATTTCACTCTTACCATGGATCATTATTTGAGATAATTGCAATGCCATATTTGATTTATAAAGTTCAAAAGTATTATTGCTAACAAATATTTAGCTAAAATaacctcatttgtttgcacttataATTTGTTTAGTCAAGCTTTTGAggagttaaaataatttttttgagaaacACTTTTTTAACTTTCGAAAAGCTATAAGAGGTGTTTGATCAAATAAAATGCGCTTCAATTTTGAGTATAAGCTATAATTTTCTGCTTCTTTtcaaaacaaaagcaaaatataaatttattcaagataatattctttccaaaatttatatttatcaaacTATCTCTCGTTAATTTAATCAATATATCTCCTGAATATATAAATGTAAccctttctcttcttttcttttcctgtTTAACCtatatatattgattaaaaaCCTTAATGGAGTATATAATATACCTACTATAAATAATACTAGATacaacataaattttatattgatattttaagttattattatttttttaaaagattagccAAACAAAATTTgctaatcaaataataaagaagcACTTTTCAAATAAAACTGCAAAATACAAATTGTTTCCCTTCAATAGTACTCTTCTAAAAACTATTTTATTACAAATTCTTGTCAAATAAGCATTTTTCGTAAAATTTGGCCaatcaaaagaataataataactgGGTCTCAAATATCTAATGAATATTATACCCACAATATTCAATCATACTATTGTTATCCACGATGGAACAATAATACGATTTGATAAAACTAATGTTTAGAAATCTTTTACGTCGTAAGAAGATGACGACCTATTAGTATAAAAATTTATGAATAAGTtgttacaatatttatttatttatttttcttaaaaaagcaCAACCCAATCTAAACTCTCAGACCATAGCAATAAAATCCACACAATAGAGAAATCTATTTTTATCACGTATCAACTATAATAATCTCATACAAGTTGAATGATTACAACTGCTAACCACGTACAATTCATGCACACACACTTAATTAATAAATCTCCTCAACAACTACGTATATAAAACTATGCTACCAATATTGTGTCTTTCCAATTAATTAAATCTAAcaacaaattaaattaatatgGCAGCCAAGAAGATTGATCTGCTAGTTTTTGTTGCAattgtattaataatattaagtCCATGCTACATATCCCGAGACGCTCAAGTCTGCGACTATGTCGCTTATTGCTTCGCGTATTGTGAAGATTATGTAGATGGAACCGTTGAGAAACTCACACGCGaatgttgtaacatgttagttgCGTTGAATAAATCGGTAAAATATCATGCTGATGGCCCCCGTAGGTATTGCTATTGTATCGAAGAGTTCAGTAATAGCCACTATCATCCTCATTATCGCCAGTCTCGTATTGTAAATATGACTAGAATATGTGGTGTTCATCTTAGCTTCCCCATCTCTGAACGCATGGACTGCTCTAAGTACGTATATTGGTTACacttaattattcttttttttttttttcttttcccttttgtaGTTGGTtttaggtatattttatttttagaattaactaacacttgtttctctctcttcgtaatttaatttggtgcttgcAGGGTAAAGTAATAAGAGTTTGAGGAAGAATAACTGTTCTCTCAAATTTGATGCTgtaataagttaaaatatatttcttattctCTCTTATCATGAGCCTTGTATTGGGAAGTATAACTTTATTGGAGGTATATATTAATGAATAAATGTAACTTTGTGTTTATATtaatgaaaaattcaaattttagatacTGTAGATTTTGAGAAGAGTTAATGGATTCCAAAATGTATATACTAGTTTAACTGCACGTGCATCacacgtgtaacatttgattatttaaaattaaataattttatctactgcagagatttttaatgaagtacaaaaagttcaaatcacttttcaaaaattcctTCATACTTTaacataataatgtaaacataaacatatattttagtgtaagtacatctatattttaccaccagaagtttcaagtgattgatggatTATCATTTTTGCATTTTCCATGCGGTACCTCTTTCCTGGCTGGCTAAGAGAAACACATCAATTTAGTATTTGTGGCGCgatattctttttatatttaaaatattttcttacctttaaagtcaaatctttacaaaatcattgattacatcacttaaaacttttaaaaaattggtacttcttaaattttttttattctaacaatttaatgtttatttctagatttttcaaatcttcttaaaatcaaatttagttgatttagaattcttaaactaattaaAAAGTATTAGTAGTCATTAATTCTattgacttctaataagaaaagattttaccataaatatatttaattaatttcaactcttaaatattaaaaaaatagtgaaaagacgatttgtctgaaacaaaaacttttaatgaagggtaaaaagtccAAATaacatttttaaggcccttcacacttttaatataactagtCTAAGAATACGTGCCACGCGCGTGTATCTTACTTCAATGAGttcactttgatattattttttaaaaataccgaattaatcaataaattaataatttaaacgCATGCATGCATCTCGCACGTGGAGCCTTtgcttatttaaaattaaaatttaattatttcaattaatttcaaaatGTTAAATACTAAGAAAACAATAGATTAAAAATTTAGACcctacaaaattaaaattacttaTTACACAAAGATTATTTGATATTGAATGAAATTATCATAAGCTAAGTTGGTAAGTAGTATGATTGTACTTAAACTTGGTTTCTGACAAAAGTACTATCTTTCAAATCTATTATTTATTAAGTCTTTAAAACCAAACATCTTGTTCcttacattttattttaaaattttaacaaaagtTTAACGTAAATATgattcataagtaaaaaatatcaaGTTCATATAAATCTTTATTGAAAACATACGTAATAACCTGAAACAGTAGTAATCACTATCtgttattttgaaaagaaattgaattgGATGGTCAttacaaaattctttcaaaatcatattaaacaaaattaaaataaaagacacgATGAACTAaacaaagtaaagaaaatattatatatcacATGCTACAAAATAATAGCTTGAAGAACTCACATTGTTAAGGAGAAATCAACCTCAATGGAGGATAAAAAAAGTAGGATGTtactaaagttttaaagtttattaatattatatatcactagcttttttaaaaaaaaagttttaaagacGCACGggttcctgaccgcacttagtAGCTCAAACTATCagtagcagacttagtggtgagtcctcatagttcgaagACAGAGTTGTTATTTCagcatttttagtatattttcagtagttggagttagttgaggacttgtcccatcaactccaccttcaatagttagaggctttcgaactagAGTATTTACAGAGAGATGTTCAGTTTTCAATGTTTTGATTTCAGTTTTAAACCTTGTGGCTATTTtcgcctaatttttgcattatacagtattattattattattcagtgattgcagcagtaccagtcatgggttagcttgtggtccttccgGATTATCAGTACTGTGTAGCGTCCGGAGTACAGACTCAGGACGTTACAGATAGCCGGATCCGTCAGAGCTCTGGCAGTAGTGAACTAATCGAAGAGAGAGATTATAGAGAGAGGTGAGGTGCTACTATTTTAGTGAGATGTGCGTGTGGTGTGTGGTGTGTGGTGTGTAGTGTgtgttttttaaagaaaagaaatgtcAGTGTATTTGTGACTTTTCTTTTCTCAAGGTGTAATTTGTGGCTCCCCTTTTTTCAAGCTGAGAGGGTTTCAAATATactgtaaaaataattgatccgattTAGTGTTTGTGGAtcgtaaaaa
Coding sequences within:
- the LOC107878351 gene encoding non-specific lipid-transfer protein 13 yields the protein MAAKKIDLLVFVAIVLIILSPCYISRDAQVCDYVAYCFAYCEDYVDGTVEKLTRECCNMLVALNKSVKYHADGPRRYCYCIEEFSNSHYHPHYRQSRIVNMTRICGVHLSFPISERMDCSKVK
- the LOC107878352 gene encoding non-specific lipid-transfer protein 13, with protein sequence MTTKNLLLVFVALVALSPCNAFTLLKEDPICENVNACFEYCENFVDGITGSPSQECCDNLMILNGNVNDEDDGVRRYCSCIEDFSNNHDHPPYLQSRIELLNQICSIHLKFPISEHMDCSKL